From Eptesicus fuscus isolate TK198812 chromosome 22, DD_ASM_mEF_20220401, whole genome shotgun sequence, a single genomic window includes:
- the VAMP4 gene encoding vesicle-associated membrane protein 4 isoform X1 — translation MPPKFKRHLNDDDVTGSVKSERRNLLEDDSDEEEDFFLRGPSGPRFGPRNDKIKHVQNQVDEVIDVMQENITKVIERGERLDELQDKSESLSDNATAFSNRSKQLRRQMWWRGCKIKAIMALVAIILLLVIIILTVVKYRT, via the exons atgcctcCCAAGTTCAAGCGCCACCTAAACGATGATGATGTCACTGGTTCTGTGAAAAGTGAAAGG agaaatctTTTGGAAGATGATTCAGATGAAGAAGAGGACTTTTTTCT AAGGGGACCATCTGGACCAAGATTTGGACctagaaatgataaaattaagcA tgtTCAGAATCAGGTGGATGAAGTTATTGATGTCAtgcaagaaaatattacaaaggtAATTGAAAGAGGGGAGAGACTAGATGAACTACAGGACAAATCAG AAAGCTTATCGGATAACGCAACTGCTTTTAGCAACAGATCCAAACAACTTCGACGGCAGATGTGGTGGCGCGGATGCAAA ATAAAAGCCATCATGGCGTTGGTTGCTATTATCCTTTTGTTGGTGATCATCA
- the VAMP4 gene encoding vesicle-associated membrane protein 4 isoform X2, which translates to MLLFLLTSFICIIILRFIHAVTYIRRGPSGPRFGPRNDKIKHVQNQVDEVIDVMQENITKVIERGERLDELQDKSESLSDNATAFSNRSKQLRRQMWWRGCKIKAIMALVAIILLLVIIILTVVKYRT; encoded by the exons atgcttctttttttactgacttcattcatctgcataattattttgagattcatccatgctgtcacatatatcag AAGGGGACCATCTGGACCAAGATTTGGACctagaaatgataaaattaagcA tgtTCAGAATCAGGTGGATGAAGTTATTGATGTCAtgcaagaaaatattacaaaggtAATTGAAAGAGGGGAGAGACTAGATGAACTACAGGACAAATCAG AAAGCTTATCGGATAACGCAACTGCTTTTAGCAACAGATCCAAACAACTTCGACGGCAGATGTGGTGGCGCGGATGCAAA ATAAAAGCCATCATGGCGTTGGTTGCTATTATCCTTTTGTTGGTGATCATCA